The following proteins are encoded in a genomic region of Thioflexithrix psekupsensis:
- a CDS encoding zinc ABC transporter substrate-binding protein, whose protein sequence is MKYFIITALFGLLPTFVFADKTPVPKVVVSIAPLQALVSSVLPEENPPILLVESNQSPHTYHLKPSQMRELQQANLIIWVGESLEGFLAKPLANLPTDIKTVALLNDPDLLRLSARAGGAWEKHNDHDHHHADHGHDKREDVAEENTLDPHIWLSPENAKRIVRRVAQELAMLDPMRAADYHHRAEQAVLHLVSLDDTLRQQLQVIREKPYIVFHDAYFYFENHYQLNAVGSITISPENRPSAKRLQSLRQKIKQLHVQCVFSEPQFKSSLVTTIIEGTTAKAGILDPLSIDLTQAGIVAYSSLLQNVASQLLACLE, encoded by the coding sequence GTGAAATATTTTATTATTACTGCGTTGTTTGGCTTGCTGCCGACGTTTGTTTTTGCGGATAAAACGCCCGTTCCCAAAGTGGTGGTGAGTATTGCGCCATTACAGGCTTTGGTAAGCAGTGTTTTACCTGAAGAAAATCCGCCTATTTTATTGGTAGAAAGCAATCAATCGCCGCATACTTATCATTTAAAACCCTCGCAAATGCGTGAATTGCAACAAGCAAATTTAATCATTTGGGTAGGGGAATCTTTAGAAGGTTTTTTAGCCAAACCATTAGCCAATTTACCGACGGATATTAAAACAGTTGCTTTATTAAATGATCCCGATTTACTGCGTTTATCGGCCAGAGCAGGTGGGGCGTGGGAAAAACACAATGATCACGACCATCATCATGCTGATCATGGACACGATAAAAGAGAAGATGTGGCGGAAGAAAACACGCTTGATCCGCATATTTGGCTGTCTCCAGAAAATGCCAAGCGGATTGTGCGACGAGTGGCACAGGAATTGGCAATGCTTGATCCAATGCGGGCAGCGGATTATCACCATCGCGCAGAACAAGCCGTGCTGCATTTGGTTTCATTAGACGACACATTACGACAACAATTACAAGTGATTCGTGAGAAACCTTATATTGTTTTTCATGATGCTTATTTTTATTTTGAAAACCACTATCAATTAAATGCGGTGGGATCAATCACAATTTCTCCAGAAAATCGCCCCAGTGCCAAACGCTTGCAAAGTTTACGGCAAAAAATTAAGCAATTGCACGTGCAATGTGTTTTTAGCGAGCCGCAATTTAAATCCAGTTTAGTCACCACGATCATTGAGGGAACAACGGCCAAAGCGGGCATATTAGACCCCTTGTCTATCGATTTGACGCAAGCGGGCATAGTGGCTTATTCGTCGCTATTACAAAATGTGGCGAGTCAATTATTGGCTTGCTTGGAGTAA
- a CDS encoding transcriptional repressor → MNKGKFMLTSFSLHTGLFPHNHDDCQQHVLDTAARLCQQRQSRLTPLREQVLRLICQSHKPLGAYDLLEQLQQLEGHRVAPPTIYRALEFLLEQGFIHRISSLNAFIACFHAEQSHYAYFLICRACGNAVEFASDSFAKELQEVTAQAQFNLTESTVELFGYCPNCQVKTEIKHDSINV, encoded by the coding sequence ATGAATAAAGGCAAATTTATGTTGACTTCTTTTTCGCTTCACACGGGACTATTTCCGCATAATCATGATGATTGTCAGCAACATGTTTTAGACACCGCGGCGCGTTTATGCCAGCAACGGCAATCGCGTTTAACGCCCTTACGTGAACAGGTGTTGCGTTTAATTTGCCAGAGTCATAAGCCATTAGGAGCTTATGATTTACTGGAACAATTGCAACAATTAGAAGGACATAGAGTTGCCCCGCCGACCATTTATCGGGCTTTAGAATTTCTGTTAGAACAAGGATTTATTCACAGGATTTCTTCGTTAAATGCTTTTATTGCCTGTTTTCATGCAGAACAGTCTCATTATGCTTATTTTCTCATTTGTCGGGCTTGTGGCAATGCGGTGGAATTTGCCAGCGATTCTTTTGCGAAAGAATTACAAGAAGTCACTGCCCAAGCCCAATTTAATTTAACAGAATCTACCGTGGAATTATTTGGCTATTGTCCAAATTGCCAAGTTAAAACAGAAATAAAACATGATTCAATTAACGTCTAA
- the znuC gene encoding zinc ABC transporter ATP-binding protein ZnuC, giving the protein MIQLTSKLSSYLVQVKNITVQLQQRFILQNISLSVQRGQIVTLIGPNGAGKTTLVRVILGLIKPKSGEIDWHHPICIGYMPQRLTLDPILPLTVMRFLTLNNEKYKADISKILAEVGVVDKQQALLSTLSGGEMQRVLLARALIRRPDLLVLDEPIQGVDVVGQYELYELINRLAEQRHCGVLMVSHDLHLVMAATDHVICLNQHICCEGSPDTISQHPAYQNLFDSRAARDLAVYQHHHHCAEHSLSLPTDTAK; this is encoded by the coding sequence ATGATTCAATTAACGTCTAAATTATCTTCTTATTTAGTGCAAGTTAAAAATATTACTGTTCAATTACAACAGCGATTTATTTTACAAAATATTTCGCTGTCGGTTCAACGTGGACAAATTGTGACGTTAATTGGCCCTAATGGCGCGGGAAAAACCACTTTAGTGCGCGTCATTTTAGGTTTAATTAAACCAAAATCAGGCGAAATTGATTGGCATCATCCGATTTGCATTGGTTATATGCCGCAACGTTTGACACTGGATCCAATTTTACCCTTAACCGTGATGCGTTTTTTAACGCTAAATAATGAAAAATATAAAGCAGATATAAGCAAAATATTAGCCGAAGTGGGCGTAGTGGATAAACAGCAGGCTTTATTAAGCACTTTATCGGGTGGAGAAATGCAGCGGGTATTGTTGGCGCGGGCGTTAATTCGGCGACCAGATTTACTGGTTTTAGATGAACCAATTCAAGGTGTCGATGTCGTGGGACAATATGAATTATATGAACTCATTAATCGCCTTGCTGAACAACGACATTGTGGCGTATTAATGGTTTCTCACGATTTACATTTAGTCATGGCAGCGACGGATCATGTGATTTGTTTAAATCAACATATTTGTTGCGAAGGCTCTCCAGATACCATCAGCCAACACCCTGCTTATCAAAATTTATTTGACAGTCGGGCGGCTCGTGATTTAGCAGTTTATCAACACCATCATCATTGTGCTGAACATTCTCTCTCTTTACCTACGGACACTGCAAAATAA
- the znuB gene encoding zinc ABC transporter permease subunit ZnuB encodes MDDFMIRAVLGGLGVALIAGPLGCFVVWQRMAYFGDTLAHSTLLGLALGILLEITPIISIVLVCFMLALLLGLLKNQKKLASDTLLGILAHSTLALGLVTLSFLEGFRLDLHGYLFGDLLAVNHIDLYWIYGGGMVVLILLWRSWSALLSITIHEELAQVEGIAVHQMRLLLMLMLALVIAVAMKIVGILLITSMLIIPAAAARYWVKTPEWMTFLAAFLGSIAVLGGLSLSYFVDTPAGPSIVVMATILFILSFSVSLIRE; translated from the coding sequence ATGGATGATTTTATGATAAGAGCCGTATTAGGCGGTTTGGGGGTAGCATTGATTGCGGGGCCATTAGGTTGTTTTGTGGTGTGGCAACGAATGGCTTATTTTGGCGATACCTTAGCGCATTCTACCTTATTGGGTTTAGCATTGGGCATTTTATTAGAAATAACTCCAATTATCAGCATTGTTTTAGTTTGTTTCATGCTGGCTTTATTATTAGGATTATTAAAAAATCAAAAAAAATTAGCATCGGATACTTTACTGGGTATTTTAGCCCATAGCACTTTGGCATTAGGCTTAGTGACTTTATCTTTTTTAGAAGGATTTCGTTTAGATTTACATGGCTATTTATTTGGCGACTTATTAGCAGTTAATCATATTGATTTATACTGGATATATGGCGGCGGAATGGTGGTGTTAATTTTATTGTGGCGCAGTTGGTCGGCATTATTGTCCATTACCATTCATGAAGAATTAGCCCAGGTCGAAGGCATTGCGGTTCATCAAATGCGTTTATTACTGATGTTAATGCTGGCTTTAGTGATTGCGGTGGCGATGAAAATTGTGGGTATTTTACTGATTACTTCTATGCTGATTATTCCTGCGGCGGCTGCCCGTTATTGGGTTAAAACGCCCGAATGGATGACTTTTTTAGCGGCTTTTTTAGGCAGTATTGCGGTGTTGGGTGGATTAAGTCTTTCTTACTTTGTCGATACGCCTGCGGGGCCTTCTATTGTGGTGATGGCGACGATTTTGTTTATTTTGAGTTTCTCTGTTTCTTTGATTCGAGAATAG
- a CDS encoding ATP-binding protein: protein MLASVIVVTLVSAGLFYIQYKTLYYAEQHLLQTRFTERFNYLNTFLQSIAQQLEHLQSTTTHFFQTLPDPLYPSSLQRQLQYQADRHLFHLDHPSSPFHKSNIGNLTGIGDIKYRSREFYRDIEVALQLNALFSGIEKRLPALERIYYLSAQQFVNHYPWLASSQFHYHPDLLKQAHYQAALPVINPTRTLSWTAPYFEDTLKRWLINASIPIYDNHQFRGIIAVDFSLELLLPFLKESLYENYWFSSQFRHVMILNKKSEVLITGENRSNPWPESAAFLPDALRLSDILEQAQKQLFYQQDALIIYAIMDNDWYFIFWLPRYSIILTALTRASWGFLLLLPTLLFMLLLTNRLLHREIFKPVELLVDFIEQQNMGHGLTLPPDLPQSWRPCFFSIALAFEESRVLFKQLEERADELSRAKEAAEEANLVKSQFIANMSHELRTPLNAIIGYSEILREDAAESGDEATVIDLDKIHSAGRHLLGLINDVLDISKIEAGKMEIFPENFSIETLLMQVVNTVQPLMDKRENQLELNYHQPLGDMYADASKLQQILLNILSNAAKFTERGEVILSVRRIVVSSEEAWIEFQVKDTGIGMTGTQMARLFQAFSQADPSTTRKYGGTGLGLAISQHFAIMMGGKITVESQHGEGSVFQLRLPIRFRPDSP from the coding sequence ATGTTAGCCTCAGTTATTGTGGTTACATTAGTGTCCGCAGGGCTGTTTTATATTCAATATAAAACACTTTATTATGCGGAACAGCATTTATTGCAAACGCGCTTTACGGAACGTTTTAATTATCTCAATACTTTTTTACAATCGATTGCACAACAATTAGAACATTTACAAAGCACTACCACGCATTTTTTTCAGACGTTACCTGATCCACTTTATCCTTCTTCTTTACAAAGACAATTGCAATATCAAGCGGATCGTCATTTGTTTCATTTAGACCATCCTTCTTCTCCTTTTCATAAAAGCAATATTGGTAATTTAACGGGAATTGGAGATATTAAATATCGTTCTCGTGAATTTTACCGCGATATAGAAGTGGCTTTGCAACTCAATGCGTTATTTTCAGGCATTGAAAAGCGTTTACCCGCTTTGGAGCGGATTTATTACCTATCGGCGCAACAATTTGTTAATCATTATCCTTGGTTGGCTTCTAGCCAATTTCATTATCATCCTGATTTATTAAAACAAGCCCATTATCAAGCCGCATTACCTGTGATAAATCCAACTCGTACTTTATCTTGGACTGCGCCTTATTTTGAAGATACTTTAAAACGTTGGCTCATTAACGCCAGCATTCCCATTTATGATAATCATCAATTTCGGGGGATTATTGCGGTAGATTTTTCTTTAGAATTGCTTTTGCCTTTTTTAAAAGAATCATTATATGAAAATTACTGGTTTAGTTCTCAGTTTCGACATGTGATGATTCTTAATAAAAAAAGTGAAGTATTAATCACGGGAGAAAACAGAAGCAATCCATGGCCAGAATCTGCTGCTTTTTTACCTGATGCGTTGCGTTTATCCGATATATTAGAACAAGCACAAAAACAATTATTTTATCAACAAGACGCATTAATTATTTATGCAATCATGGATAATGATTGGTATTTTATTTTTTGGTTGCCGCGTTATTCTATTATTCTTACTGCTTTAACTCGTGCCAGTTGGGGATTTTTATTATTATTACCGACTTTATTATTCATGTTATTATTAACCAATCGGTTATTGCATCGTGAAATTTTTAAACCTGTAGAATTATTGGTTGATTTTATTGAACAGCAAAACATGGGACATGGCCTCACATTACCCCCCGATTTACCGCAATCATGGCGGCCTTGTTTTTTTAGCATTGCTTTGGCTTTTGAAGAAAGTCGCGTGTTGTTTAAACAATTAGAAGAACGGGCTGACGAATTATCTCGCGCTAAAGAAGCAGCCGAAGAAGCGAATTTAGTGAAAAGTCAATTTATTGCCAATATGAGCCATGAATTGCGCACGCCGCTCAATGCAATTATTGGTTATAGTGAAATTTTACGCGAAGATGCGGCCGAATCAGGCGATGAAGCCACTGTGATTGATTTAGATAAAATTCACAGTGCAGGACGGCATTTATTGGGATTAATTAATGATGTATTGGATATTTCTAAAATCGAAGCAGGAAAAATGGAAATTTTCCCTGAGAATTTCTCTATAGAAACATTATTAATGCAAGTCGTTAATACCGTGCAACCATTAATGGATAAACGAGAAAATCAATTAGAATTAAATTATCATCAACCTTTAGGTGATATGTATGCAGATGCGTCTAAATTGCAGCAAATTTTATTAAATATTCTCAGTAATGCTGCCAAATTCACCGAGCGCGGCGAAGTGATATTAAGCGTGCGGCGAATTGTTGTTTCTTCGGAGGAAGCGTGGATCGAATTCCAAGTTAAAGACACGGGAATTGGCATGACAGGTACGCAAATGGCGCGCTTATTCCAAGCCTTTTCTCAAGCCGACCCGTCAACCACGCGCAAATACGGTGGCACGGGCTTAGGATTGGCGATCAGTCAGCATTTTGCCATCATGATGGGCGGAAAAATTACCGTAGAAAGCCAACACGGCGAGGGGTCGGTGTTCCAATTGCGCTTACCCATTCGTTTTCGTCCAGATTCTCCTTGA
- a CDS encoding protoporphyrinogen/coproporphyrinogen oxidase, whose amino-acid sequence MHVDMLIIGGGISGLGMAWHCQKAGLSTRVLEQHAQVGGLIASRQQPEQTGDFWLELGAHSAFNSYQELLAIVADCQLQSLITPKKSPPFKFFKAGKLQSLLKQIYWFSLLRALPRLFSLSKENLSVQDYYTQIMGEKTYDALMQHAFNAVLCQDARHFPADLLFRKRARARDTAKKFTFAAGMQHIARALAETLEKRGVLFHVETPVIRLEYRDHQFEITTADQRTFSSRFLTLATPVETAAQLLSFSFPSLATLLSQIKMATVHSVGVAVRKEEVRLPIVGGIIGADSPFYSVVSRDYLWDARYRGLTFHFKADFNDPLAQEQLIADLLGIKPSQFLWRDRKINQLPALTVDNLFDLAQITAQLQHLPLALIGNYFNGVSIEDCLVRTRGEFQRLQAQMGTLN is encoded by the coding sequence ATGCACGTGGATATGTTAATTATTGGTGGTGGAATCAGCGGCTTAGGCATGGCGTGGCATTGTCAAAAAGCGGGTTTAAGCACTCGCGTGTTAGAGCAGCACGCCCAAGTCGGTGGCTTAATCGCTTCGCGCCAACAGCCTGAACAGACAGGGGATTTTTGGCTAGAATTGGGAGCGCATTCGGCGTTTAATTCTTATCAAGAATTATTAGCCATCGTTGCCGATTGTCAATTGCAATCACTGATAACGCCTAAAAAATCACCGCCTTTTAAATTTTTTAAAGCAGGCAAATTACAAAGTTTATTAAAGCAGATTTATTGGTTTTCTCTCTTGCGGGCTTTACCGCGCCTTTTTTCTTTATCAAAAGAAAACTTGAGCGTGCAAGATTATTATACGCAAATTATGGGAGAAAAAACTTATGACGCGCTGATGCAACATGCTTTTAATGCGGTATTGTGTCAAGATGCCCGCCATTTTCCTGCTGATTTATTATTTCGCAAACGGGCGCGGGCGCGAGATACGGCAAAAAAATTCACGTTCGCCGCGGGAATGCAACATATTGCGCGGGCATTAGCAGAAACATTAGAAAAACGCGGGGTATTATTTCATGTAGAAACGCCTGTGATTCGCTTAGAATATCGGGATCATCAATTTGAAATCACAACCGCAGATCAACGCACTTTCTCAAGCCGTTTTCTTACGCTGGCTACGCCTGTAGAAACCGCTGCGCAATTATTATCATTTTCTTTTCCTAGTTTAGCCACATTATTAAGTCAAATTAAAATGGCCACCGTGCATAGTGTTGGCGTGGCAGTGAGAAAAGAAGAGGTGCGTTTGCCCATTGTTGGGGGAATTATTGGTGCGGATTCGCCTTTTTATTCGGTGGTTTCGCGGGATTATTTATGGGATGCACGTTATCGGGGTTTAACGTTTCATTTTAAAGCTGATTTTAACGATCCTTTAGCTCAAGAACAATTGATTGCGGATTTATTGGGTATAAAGCCATCACAATTTTTATGGCGGGATCGGAAAATAAATCAATTGCCCGCATTAACGGTTGATAATCTCTTTGATTTAGCCCAAATTACGGCACAATTACAGCATTTACCTTTGGCCTTAATTGGGAATTATTTTAATGGCGTATCGATTGAAGATTGTTTAGTGCGCACACGCGGAGAATTTCAACGATTGCAAGCGCAAATGGGAACTTTGAATTAA
- a CDS encoding DUF2157 domain-containing protein, whose translation MRIRLSRQDFDWAVQQGLIQAEQAKLLWEAFQTRQPERSRFDFVNLAYYSGALLIIVAMAWLMTETWTSLGSTGLLGVALIYAFIFASLGYYFWFSQQLKVAGGLLFTLMVIMTPLVLYALFLIYYPELQDAHFYRAMRENSLDLWMTLGTIAVATVTLLFVRFPFLVAPIAFCLWYIMIQIIPDFLGKVEFSWGETQSISLFFGLLMILVAYLIDQRTKEDFAFWLYLFGTLGFWVSLTLMSSDSELEYFAYFMLNVILVIISVLLQRRIFIIFGAIGIFIYLGHLAYDLFEDLLFFPITLSAIGLLIIIMGVQYQRYRQHIEQLILASVPQSLRPLLPSERKEN comes from the coding sequence ATGCGCATTCGTTTATCACGTCAGGATTTTGATTGGGCGGTTCAACAGGGTTTAATTCAAGCCGAACAAGCTAAGTTATTATGGGAAGCATTTCAAACTCGTCAACCTGAACGTTCTCGTTTTGATTTTGTCAATTTAGCTTATTACAGTGGTGCGTTATTAATCATTGTGGCGATGGCGTGGTTAATGACAGAAACATGGACTTCATTAGGCAGTACAGGGCTTTTGGGAGTGGCTCTTATTTATGCGTTTATTTTTGCCAGTTTGGGTTATTATTTTTGGTTTAGTCAGCAGTTAAAAGTGGCAGGTGGATTATTATTTACTTTAATGGTAATTATGACTCCATTAGTGCTTTATGCGTTATTTCTAATTTATTATCCTGAATTGCAAGATGCTCATTTTTATCGCGCCATGAGAGAAAATTCGCTCGATCTTTGGATGACTTTAGGCACAATTGCTGTGGCTACGGTCACATTATTATTTGTGCGTTTTCCATTTTTAGTGGCACCGATTGCATTTTGTCTGTGGTATATTATGATTCAAATTATCCCTGATTTTTTGGGAAAAGTAGAATTTTCTTGGGGAGAAACACAGAGCATTAGTTTATTTTTTGGATTATTAATGATTTTAGTGGCTTATTTAATCGATCAGCGGACTAAAGAAGATTTTGCATTTTGGTTATATTTATTTGGTACTTTAGGTTTTTGGGTGAGTTTGACCTTAATGAGTTCGGACAGTGAATTAGAATATTTTGCTTATTTTATGTTGAATGTAATTTTAGTGATTATCTCGGTGTTATTACAGCGGAGAATTTTTATTATTTTTGGTGCGATTGGTATTTTTATTTACTTAGGACATTTGGCGTATGATTTATTTGAAGATTTATTATTTTTCCCCATTACGTTAAGTGCGATTGGTTTATTGATCATTATTATGGGCGTGCAATATCAACGGTATCGACAACATATTGAACAGCTTATTTTAGCCTCTGTGCCTCAATCATTGCGCCCCTTATTGCCCAGTGAACGCAAAGAGAATTAA
- the glmM gene encoding phosphoglucosamine mutase: protein MQQQRKYFGTDGIRGQVGIAPITPEFVLKLGWAAGRVLANGKRSKILIGKDTRISGYLLESALEAGLSAAGMNVALLGPMPTPAIAYLTRTFHARAGIVVSASHNPFADNGIKFFSHQGTKLADDIELAIEAELEKTLTTVEPEQLGKAERIADAPGRYIEFCKSTIPFSINLKGLKLVVDCAHGATYHIAPNVFQELGADVTTLGTQPNGLNINDGVGATQPAALREAVLHHQADMGIALDGDGDRLIMVDNQGEIVDGDELLFIIASARYQAGQLRGAVVGTVMSNLGLEHALKRQGIAFERTPVGDRYVLERLMQIDGLLGGESSGHIICLDRTTTGDGIVTALQILAIAVSQAKTLHELKSGMKKYPQRLINVPISRRMAVQNLPKVQAAVEQAETELAQHGRVLLRTSGTEPLIRVMVEGDNAQQVETLARQLADTVKNAVDEETAAD, encoded by the coding sequence ATGCAACAACAACGTAAATATTTTGGTACAGATGGGATTCGTGGACAGGTAGGTATTGCGCCGATTACGCCAGAGTTTGTCTTAAAATTGGGTTGGGCAGCGGGGCGTGTGTTGGCGAATGGTAAACGCAGTAAGATATTGATTGGAAAAGATACTCGCATTTCAGGTTATCTACTGGAATCGGCATTAGAAGCGGGCTTGTCCGCAGCGGGCATGAATGTCGCTCTATTGGGACCGATGCCCACGCCGGCAATTGCCTATTTAACCCGCACATTTCACGCGCGAGCGGGCATTGTGGTGAGTGCTTCTCACAATCCATTTGCTGATAATGGCATTAAATTTTTCTCACATCAAGGCACTAAATTAGCCGATGACATTGAGCTGGCTATTGAAGCAGAATTAGAGAAAACATTAACCACCGTAGAGCCAGAACAATTAGGCAAAGCAGAACGCATTGCTGATGCACCGGGGCGTTATATTGAATTTTGTAAAAGTACCATCCCTTTTTCTATTAATTTAAAAGGATTAAAATTAGTGGTTGATTGTGCGCATGGTGCCACTTACCATATTGCGCCGAATGTTTTTCAAGAATTAGGCGCGGATGTCACGACATTAGGCACGCAACCCAATGGCTTAAATATTAACGATGGCGTGGGCGCAACCCAGCCTGCGGCTTTGCGCGAAGCGGTATTGCATCATCAAGCGGATATGGGTATTGCTTTAGATGGCGATGGCGACCGCTTAATTATGGTGGATAATCAAGGCGAAATTGTGGACGGTGATGAATTATTATTTATCATTGCTTCAGCACGTTATCAAGCGGGACAATTACGCGGTGCAGTTGTGGGGACGGTGATGAGTAATTTGGGCTTAGAACATGCTTTAAAACGTCAAGGGATTGCATTTGAAAGAACGCCTGTGGGTGATCGTTATGTGTTAGAGCGATTAATGCAAATTGATGGCTTATTGGGTGGCGAATCTTCTGGGCATATTATTTGCCTAGACCGCACCACAACAGGCGATGGCATTGTCACTGCGTTGCAAATTTTAGCCATTGCCGTTTCTCAAGCCAAAACTTTACACGAATTAAAAAGTGGAATGAAAAAATATCCACAGCGTTTAATTAACGTGCCTATTTCCCGCCGAATGGCAGTACAAAATTTGCCGAAAGTACAAGCGGCTGTGGAACAAGCAGAAACAGAATTAGCCCAACATGGTCGCGTGTTATTACGTACTTCTGGCACAGAGCCGCTGATTCGCGTGATGGTCGAAGGCGATAATGCCCAACAAGTAGAAACATTAGCACGACAATTAGCCGATACGGTAAAAAATGCAGTGGATGAAGAAACCGCCGCTGATTAA
- a CDS encoding TIR domain-containing protein: MPHLSLKEQNDLRVQFKREFDKTEIKSFFYALGLEVDNLEIAERDKLLFDLIHFCDKQGRLDELLAHAKALRPNVSFSTLEALQSPTELLAPPVSNTVSNTLPHSSILSDKAQVFISYAWNEKDSEENERLVNQLQADLSQRNIEIIRDKQHLGYKGDIKQFMQQIGRGHYVIVILSDKYLKSKNCMFELVEIAKHGDFVDRIFPIVLSSANIYDPVILIDYIVHWEQEITRLEQAMKKVSAANLQGIRESIDNYTAIRAAIANLISIIANMNTLTPEMHQNSHFESLYRALQEKIEQDNAA, from the coding sequence ATGCCCCATTTATCACTAAAAGAACAAAATGATTTGCGCGTTCAATTCAAAAGAGAATTTGATAAAACAGAAATCAAATCTTTCTTTTATGCTTTAGGGTTGGAGGTGGATAATTTAGAAATTGCCGAACGTGACAAATTACTTTTTGATTTAATTCATTTTTGTGATAAACAGGGGCGTTTAGATGAATTATTAGCCCATGCCAAAGCACTAAGACCGAATGTGTCATTTTCCACGCTTGAGGCTTTACAATCTCCCACTGAATTGCTTGCGCCCCCTGTGTCCAATACGGTTTCCAATACACTCCCTCATTCATCTATTTTATCGGATAAAGCACAAGTATTTATTTCTTATGCGTGGAATGAAAAAGACAGCGAGGAGAATGAGCGTTTAGTGAATCAATTGCAAGCCGATTTATCACAGCGCAATATCGAGATAATTCGAGATAAACAGCATCTGGGTTATAAAGGTGATATTAAGCAATTTATGCAGCAAATTGGGCGCGGACATTATGTGATTGTGATATTGAGTGATAAATATCTCAAATCTAAAAACTGTATGTTTGAATTAGTAGAAATTGCTAAACACGGCGATTTTGTTGATAGAATTTTTCCTATTGTGTTATCCAGTGCCAATATTTATGATCCTGTGATTTTGATTGATTATATTGTGCATTGGGAACAGGAAATTACGCGCTTAGAACAAGCCATGAAAAAAGTGAGCGCGGCTAATTTGCAAGGCATTCGAGAATCTATAGATAATTACACCGCTATTCGCGCTGCCATTGCCAATTTAATCAGCATTATTGCCAATATGAATACTTTAACGCCAGAAATGCACCAAAATAGCCATTTTGAGTCTCTTTATAGGGCATTGCAAGAAAAAATAGAGCAAGATAATGCTGCCTAA